One window from the genome of Nicotiana tomentosiformis chromosome 5, ASM39032v3, whole genome shotgun sequence encodes:
- the LOC138891500 gene encoding uncharacterized protein produces MVEGKLTHMKSHDCHIFMETLIPIAFCGFPENIWKPITEISLFLKDLCSTTLREENLFQMNRNIPVISNKLERIFPCGFFDVMEHLSIHLVHETRLGGPVQCRWMYPFERTIGKCKQFVKQRNRIEGSICEAYLAKETAHFCSYYFDSHVPCARNRPNRHNVVIEIDPLYPPMSVFNQPGRGSKDRTKRGLSSMEYKSASNHVLLNYPEVQPFLNDFVSQFGHGAVYSTFEAWFKECVNNSNNGVNQFLKDISWGPAPTVTTMSKYYVNGYKFHTEECSKYKKKSNNSGVCVKGGEGNQDGENDYYGVIKEILELSYSGWPNKKIILFRCKWFDPTPRRGTNVHSQYNIIEVNKKREYDRYDPFIIAERVRQVYYAPYPLRRDKADWLVVIKTEPVGRVEVENVLDVAYQNDTSSVNQMVDD; encoded by the exons ATGGTTGAGGGAAAGCTGActcatatgaaaagtcatgactgtcatatattcatggaaaccttaatccctattgcattttgtggatTTCCTGAAAATAtatggaaacccatcacagagataagtttgttcctcaaagacttatgttctaccacattaagggaagaaaacctatttcaaatgaatcgGAACATTCCTGTAATCAGTAATAAGCTGGAAAGGATttttccatgtggtttctttgatgtgatggaacacctttcAATTCACCTTGTACACGAGACACGACTTGGAGGCCCAGTTCAATGCAGGTGGATGTATCCATTCGAGAG GACTATCGGCAAGTGTAAACAATTTGTTAAacagaggaataggattgaaggatccatatgcgaagcctatcttgcaaaggaaactgcccatttttgttcttactactttgacagtcatgtgccatgtgctagAAATAGGCCCAATCGGCACAATGTGGTGATTGAaattgatccattatatccaccaatgtccgtattcaatcaaccaggccgaggttctaaagatcgaacaaaaaggggcctaagtagtatggagtacaaatcagcttcaaatcatgtgttactaaattatccggaagttcaaccctttcttaa tgacttcgtgagtcaatttggtcatggtgctgtatattctacatttgaggcatggtttaaagagtgt GTCAATAATTCAAACAACGGtgttaatcaatttttgaaagacatatcttggggacctgcacCTACGGTTACGACTATGTCTAAGTATTATGTGAATGGTTATAAATTTCACACTGAAGAATGCTCCAAGTATAAAAAAAAAAGCAATAACAGTGGGGTGTGTGTCAAAGGTGGTGAAGGCAACCAGGATGGGGaaaatgattattatggtgtgatcaaagagattctagaattgtcatattcaggttggccaaataagaagatcatactttttcgatgcaagtggtttgacccaacacctagaagaggtacaaatgtacactcgcagtacaacataattgaggttaataaaaagagggagtatgatcgctatgatccttttataattgcagAAAGAGTTAGGCAAGTGTACTATGCTCCATATCCATTGCggagggataaggctgattggttggttgtaatcaaaacAGAGCCTGTTGGTAGggtggaagttgagaatgtgctagatgttgcttaccaaaatgatacctcaagtgttaaccaaatggtggatgATTAG